In Theileria annulata chromosome 3, complete sequence, *** SEQUENCING IN PROGRESS ***, the sequence ATGGTACATTGGTTAGGATTAAGGTTACcaagaatattaaatatcttGCCATCTTACTGGATAATCATATGTTCTCACTCTTCGAACTAGTTGGAAGTGACTGGAAAGATATAACCAAAGATAGGTATGATGTTTCTAAACTTAAATTCTTTGGAGATAATGATAATGAACTCAAGTCTTCAGATTACTCAGTAACCATTTTCTTCCTATCATATGAATTCACATTCAATAGTGATGTTAAATGTAAGAAGATCATGTTAGCACATGACGATGTATGGAAACATGATGATTATACTGAGTTTGCAGATATAAAGTCGTTTTCATTGGGTCTTACTTCCAACAATTTCTTTGTCAAGAACCAGTCTGATAAATCAAAGAAGGTAGATTTTAAACCAACAGCTGTAAAAACACCTACCAAGGTAACTGTTGACCTCAATGCTACTCAAAGTACTAATGAGTTTGACTATACTGATGACAATGGTGTCGTCACATTCAAACCTAAGGATAACAATGTAATTAATAAGCTTGTTCAAGGTACCACCGATATTTGGGAAGCTAAAAATGATGTCAATGGTATCTTGGTAAGGATTAAGGTTTCCAAGGGAGTTAAATTCCTTGTTGTTCTActggataataataagttTACAGTTTTCAATCTGGAAGGTAATGAGTGGAAGGATGTAACATCTATGAGACATGATGTTACTAAACTTAAATTCTTTGGTGATAACGATTTTGAGCTCAAGTCGTCAGATTATTCAGTAACAATTGTTGATCTATCATTTGCTCACATATTCAATAATGAAATCAATTGTAAAAAGATTAAGTTAGGTGATGATGAGCTTTGGAAACACACTGATGATCCTAAGTTTGAGTCTATTAAGTCATTTTCACTAGGACTTGCATCAAACAGTTTCTTTGCAAAGAATCAGTCTAATGAACTCAAGAAGATAGAAAGGGGTCTTGAGCCTGAGGCTATGGTTACTCCAACTATAGCAAGTCAGGTATCTGCTCCTCTAGCATCGTCCGTATCACGTCCTAAGGGAAACCCTGTTGGTGTTGATATAGAGAATAAACAGTCTACTAATGAATTCGATTATACTGATGATAATGGTGTTGTCACATACACTCCGAAGTCTGGTAATGTGTTCGATAAGGTTGTTGATGGTGTTAAGGATGTTTGGCAATCCAAGGATGATGTCAATGGTACATTGGTAAGGATTAAGGTTACcaagaatattaaatacCTAGCAGTCTTActggataataatatgttcacATTATTCCATCTTGAGAATAATGAGTGGAAGGATATAACCAGTCAGAGGTATGATGTTTCTAAACTGAAGTTCTTTGGTGAAAATGATACTGAGATAACGTCGTCTAATTATACAGTAAACATTGTGTTCCTAACATATGAATTCACATTCAATAGTGGAGTTAAATGTAAGAAAATTATGTTAGCACATGATGATGTTTGGAAACACACCGATGATTCCAATTATTCAGATATAAAGTCATTTTCATTGGGTCTTTCATCTAACGCATTTTTTGTTAAGAATCAGTCTGATCAATCAAAGAAGGTAGATTTTACTCCGACACAAGCTAAGGCTACTCCTGTAACCAAAGAAGAGTCTATGGTTACTCCAACTATAGTAAGTCAGGTATCAACTCCCTTGACATCCTCCGTATCAACTCCTAAGGGAACACCCGTAAGCCTTGACATTGAGAAGACTCAGTCTACTACTGAATTTGAGTATACTGACAAGGATGGAGTGGTTACATACAAAGTGAAGTCTGGACATGTGTTCAACAAGGTTACTAAGGGTACCACTGTCATTTGGGATTCTAAGGATGTCTTTGGTTCATTGGTAAGGACTATGACTATCAATGGTGTTAAATATGTAGCCATACTgttggataataatatgttcaaaCTGTTCAAACAGGAGGGAAATGAGTGGACGGACATAACCTCTAATAGTCATGATATTACCAAGCTGAAATTCTTTGGTGATAACGATACTGAACTCAAGTCTTCTGATTACAAGGTTGATTTAGTAGATCTATCATATACCTACACGTTTAATGATGGAATCAACTGTCGTAAGGTGAAGTTAGGAGATAACGAGGTTTGGAAACATACCGATGATACTAAGTTTTCAGAAATCAAGTCATTTCGACTTGGTCTTGTATCCAACACTTTCTATGTCcttaatgataaaaatgaatcCAAGAAAATAGATTTTAAGCCAACGCAAGCTACGGCTGAACTAGTCAGTCCCACTAGTGTTCAACAAACTTCATTGGCCATCCTAGCTGAACCTGCTCCACCAAAAGCTGCTGTGACAGTTATTGCTCCTACTGGTAGACCTAGGCCTAAGAAAACTCCTGAGGTGGCTGCTGGACCTAGGACAGCTATTACACTTGACATAGGTGATAAGGCAAGTAATAGCGCTATTGACTTTAAAGAGGATTATCTGAAAAATGTTATGGTATTTAGTGCTATGGACAAATACGTGTTCAATAAAATCGTTAAGACTAGTAGATCCAGCTGCTGTGGCTCTAATTGCTGTGGCTCTAATTGCTGTGGCTCCAACTGCTGTGAATCTGAGACGGTAATTTGGGAGGCCAAGAATGAAAGTGAGCATTTTCATACAGTTTATGTTGATGGTCTCGGAACATGTTCGAGTACTAAAAATTTGAGTCTTCATCTTTGTAATGGGACCTTTAAGCACTTAAAAGAGTCTGAGTCTGGACCCTGGACTCCGTATCCAGGCGTCGCAGATCTTGATGTTAAGATTTCCAATAGTAATATCCAAGTTGATTACTTTAAGAAGGATAACTATAGGATATACGTAGCTAAACCCGGTTACACAATCAGAAAGGTTATGAAGAAAGACGCGAGTATCTGGACTGCCCAAAACGAACACGCACTTAAGGTAGTGTTGATGGGCTCTAAGAAAGAAACCAAACACCTTTCCATACTGTTGAAGAGTGGCGGACTTACTCTTCTATTCAAGGGTGGTAAGGATCAGCCTTGGCAGAACATAACCTCTAGcaagaataaaattactgaTCTGAAGATGTATGCTATGGCTGATGATAAGAGCGTGGAGCTGCACAAGGGTCACTACTCCATAACCTTGTTTAACGAATTTTATGGTTATTTGTTCTATGAAGGTGTTGGATGTGTGAAGGTTACCCATAATGGTAAGAACATTTGGGACCTGAGTGAGGAAGGTGACTTTGGTTGTTTGAAAGGAGTCTTCCTTGATTTGAAATCTAATAAGTTTAACGTCATGAATGATGATGATAGGTGCTGGGTATGTGAACAGGTCAGGAAGGTTAATCCTGTCATACTCGACATCAGCAGTAAAGCCAGTACTGACGACTTTGATTTTACTGTTGATCATAACAGAAACATTAACATCTACACCTCCAAGGGTAACGCAATGTTCTACCAGGTAATTAAGACGAGTGGTTCGAATTGCTGTGGCTCCACTTGTTGTGGTTCAGAGACTGTGATCTGGGAAACGAATGATTCCAAAAAATATGCCACTAAGGTCTTTGCTGACGGTGTGGGTATGTGTAGCAGTACCAAAAACGTGAGCATATACCTGTTGAATGGTGATATCTTACACTTTGGAAAGGGTGGTAGGAATGAACCATGGAAGCCTTCCGATAACAAAATTACCCTTGACGTCGATAAGACTTCGAGTACCATTGGTTATGACTTTGTCCATCATGGTGAGACTAGGACTTTCACTGCAAAGCCTGGATACCAATTCAAGACCGTAATGCTCAGTAGCTCTTGGACTTGGCTAGTCTGTGGTTCCAGTTGTTGTAAGTCAGGATGTCTTTCAGATCATATTTTTTGGGAGGCGCAAACTGATGAAGAGTGTTCAACCAAGGTCACTGTCTATGGTGTCAAAACAACTGTTACTAACATTAACATATTCcttaaaaataatcagGTTAAGCACTACCACAAAGTCGACGGGGAGTGGGTCACGGAAACTAGCATTGTTCTTAATATTGATGTCAATACAGATAATGACCTATTTGAATATAGATCAACCAGAAACTTCGGTCATTTCAATCCTAAGGCCAATTTGACAATCGAGAAGATTGTGAAAACATACAAATCTAATTGTTGTGTTTCAACATGTTGTGGTCGTACCAGTTGTGGTTCAATTGATGAGGTGGTAATCTGGAGTGCTAAACCGGAAGATCACGGTCTCAAGGCAGTATTGATGGGTTCTAGTTGGGGTGAGAAACACCTGTCCATTCTGCTGCAGAGTGGTAACTTCGTACTTCTTAGGAAGgtttttagaaattatcCATGGAAAGATATCACTAAGGAAAAGAGTGATTTCTCAGATATCAAGATGTACTCCCTGGATGAGGGTACATCCAACTATCGTGAACTCACTGAGACTGATTATGATCCAATAATATTCGAGTCTAGATACGGCTATGAGTTTAATGATGGTATCAAGTGTGTTAAGATCACATACAATGATAAGTTACTGTGGTCACATACTGATGATCCTGAGTACGGATACCTGAAGGGTCTATATCTAGATCTTCCCAAGAACCAGTTCATTGTCACAAATCTTAAAGATCAGACAAAGGAAGTTTATATTACGTTCGCTCTTGATATAAAGAAGACTGAGGGCACACGTGAGTTTTACTACTTTAAGGATGATGATTGTCAAAAATACAGTGCTAAGTCTGGGCATGTATTCAACAAGATAGTTGATGGTACCAAGGTCATCTGGCAATCGAGTGATAATGTCTTTGCTAATTTAGCTAGATCTAAGTCCAGGGAGGATGGGAAATATCTGGCCATACTACTTACCAATAGGATGTTCAAACTGTTCAAGGAGGAGGATAATAAATGGAAAGATATCACTAGTCAGAGGTCAGATATTACTAAGTTGACCTTCCTCGGAGATAAGGATGCTGAGCTCACCTCGTCTGACTATACAGTAACCATAGCAGATTACTCATATCAATTCAAGTTCAATGATGGAGTCAAATGTAAGAAGGTCATGTATGGAGATGATGATGTTTGGAAACCTAGTGACGATCCCGAGTATTCAGAAATAAAGTCATTTTCATTGGGACTTTGCTCCAACTCATTTATCGTTAAGAATCAGTCTGATgaattgaagaaaattaCCAAATCTAACGTAGCCCTGGACATCAACAACACTGAGAGTACCAATGACTTTGAGCACTCCGAGAGTCATGACTTTCATAAATACACAGCTAAGTCTTTCCGAGTATTTTCTAAGGTGGTACAGGGTACAAAGGATATTTGGGTTTCTAATGATGATGTGTATGGAACTTCGGTCGGGGTTAGGACTAAGGATGAGCAGAATTATGTGGTTGTCTTACTTGACAATAGTAGTTTCAAGTTGTTCCAGGAGTCTGGTGGTAACTGGACCGATATCACCTCAGGTAGATTTGATGTGACGATGCTCAAGTTCCTTGGTGAGAATGATGATGATCTAACATCATCTAACTACACAGTTGAATTACTCGGACATCGCAGTTCCTTTACCATCAGTTATTTGTTCAATAGAGGACCCAAGTGTAAGACCGTTATGTACGGAAATGATATTGTTTATGACAAAAACTCGTTTTCGTGTTATAAAACCATCAACagatttgattttaatcCTGTTTCAAACACTTTATATGCCGTTAAGAACAGTTGTGATTGGAGAACAATCGATTTCAAACCTCCAACAACAAAGGGAGCTCCTGTAACAAAACCTGCCGAGACTAAACCTGCTGGGACTACAGCTGTTGAAGCCAAGACTGTTACATTAACATCTGCTGCATCAACACCTACCAAAGTCACTGTTGATATATCGAAGAATGAGTCTActaatgaatttgaatatACTGATGAGAGTGGTGTTGTCACATTTAAACCTAAGGATAACCATGTATTCGATAAGATATCTGATGGTACCAAGCTTATTTGGGAATCCAAGGAAAGTGTCTTTGGTACTTTGGTAAGGATTAAGGTTACAAAGGGTGTTAAATATCTTGCCATACTCCTCGATAATCATATGTTCACACTGTTCCATGAGGAATCCGGTGAGTGGAAAGATATTACTTCTAAGAGGTATGATGTCTCTAAACTCAAATTCTTTGGTGAGAGCGATACTGAGCTTAAGTCGTCAGATTACTCAGTAAACATTGTATTCCTATCTTATGAATTCACATTCAATACTGGAGTTAAATGTAAGAAAATCAAGTTAGCACACGATGATGTTTGGAAAGATACCGATGATTCTAACTATTCTGATATAAAGTCATTTTCATTGGGACTCTCATCGAACACATTCTTCGTTAAGAATCAGTCTGATAAATCAAAGAAGTTAGAGTTTAAACCAACAGAAGTTACCAAAGTAACTCTTGATATCCAGAATACCCAGTCTAGTAACGAGTTTGACTATACAGACGATAATGGAGTGGTTACTTATAAGGTGAAGTCTTACCATGTGTTTAGCAAGATTACTCAGGGTACCACAGATATTTGGGAAGCTAAGGATGATGTCAATGGTACCTTGGTTAGGACTAAAGTTTCCAAGGGTGTTAAATACCTTGTTGTCCTTcttactaataatatgttcacAGTTTTCCAAGAAGATGCTGGAGAGTGGAAGGATGTAACATCTAAGAGACATGATGTTACTAAACTTAAATTCTTTGATGAGAGTGATCGTGAGCTCTCCAAGAATGATTACGAAGTATCTATTGTCGATCTATCATTTGCTTACATATTTAATTCGGGAGTCAGCTGTAAGAAGATCATGTTAGGAGATGATGAGCTTTGGAAACATACCGATGACACTAATTTTGCAGagataaaatcattttcattagGACTTGCCTCTAATAGTTTCTTTGTTAAGAATCAGTCTGATCAACTCAAGAAGATAGAAAGGGCTCTTGAGGCTAAACCGGTTGAAGCTAAGGTTACTCCAACAATAGCTCCTGTAACTGCAACTGTATCAACTCCATTAACATCTGCTGTAACAACACCTACCAAAGTCACTGCTGATATTTCGAAGACCCAGACTacaaatgaatttgaatatACTGATGAGAGTGGTGTTGTTACTTACAAACCTAAGGATGGTAATGTGTTCGATAAGATAGTTGAGGGTTCTACTGTCATTTGGGAATCCAAAACTGACGTCTTTGGTACTTTGGTAAGGATTAAGGTTACAAAGGGTGTTAAATATCTTGCCATACTCCTCGATAATCATATGTTCACACTGTTCCATGAGGAATCCGGTGAGTGGAAAGATATTACTTCTAAGAGGTATGATGTCTCTAAACTCAAATTCTTTGGTGAGAGCGATACTGAGCTTAAGTCGTCAGATTACTCAGTAAACATTGTATTCCTATCTTATGAATTCACATTCAATACTGGAGTTAAATGTAAGAAAATCAAGTTAGCACACGATGATGTTTGGAAAGATACCGATGATTCTAACTATTCTGATATAAAGTCATTTTCACTGGGACTCTCTTCTAACACTTTCTTCGTTAAGAATCAGTCTGATAAATCAAAGAAATTAGAGTTTAAACCTACAGAAACTAAGGCTACTCAGGTAACCAAAGAACAGACTGAAACTGAACCAGTTGAAGCTATGGTTACTGCAAAATCTGCTCCTGTCACATCTGCTGTATCAAATCCTAAGGCAACACCTTCAACCGATACTGGTACTAAGACACCAGCAGTCACACCTGTTGCTGTTGATGTATCTAAGACTCAGACTACTAATGAGTTAGACTATTCTAAGGATGGTGATTGTGAAAAATATACTCCTAAGGATAACCATGCGTTTAATAAAGTAGTTGATGGTAACACTGCCGTTTGGGAGTCTAAGGATGATATCCGTTGTGCTTTAGTCAGAACTAAGTCTAAGGATTATGGAAAATATCTGGCCATGCTCCTAACAGATAATAGTTTCAAACTGTTCAAACAAGAAGCTGGTAAGAATAAGCCTTGGACCGAGATCACCAACAAGAGACATGATGTTTCTAAACTTAAGTTCCTCGGTGATAATGATACTGAACTCAAGTCCTCAGACTACACAGTAACCATTGTAGATTACTCCTATGAATTCACATTGAAAGCTGGAATCAAGTGTATGAAGATTAAGCTTGGAGATGAAgatgtttggaaacatGACGATGATCCAAAGTTTTCAGAGATCACGAAATTTCAACTTGGTCTTATATCCAACAGTTTCTTCgtagttaataataaatctgAATCAAAAAAACTAGATTTTAATCAGACTGATGCAAAGGCAACTCCTATAACAACACCTTCCAAGGTTTCTGTTGATGTAGATAAGACTCAATCTACCAATGAATTCCAATACTCTATGGATGCAAGTGGATTTGTTACATACACTCCTAAGACCGGGAATGTGTTCAACAAGgttttgaataaaaatactgTCATTTGGGAGTCCAAAGATGATATCTGTGGTACCTTGGTAATGTCTAAGACTGAAAAGGAAAATGTTCATCTAGCCATCCTTCTTCAGAATTATAGTTTTGTATTAGTTCATAGTTCTGATAAGGGTAAGAACTGGACTAATATCACCACCCAGAGACATGATGTTAAGAAGCTTAAGTTCCTTGATGATAATGATACTGAGATCAAGGCATCTGATTACAAGGTCAAGTTAGTCGATTTATCTTATCAATACACATTCAATACTGGAGTCAAGTGTAAAAAGATCAAGCTTGGAGATGAAGAACTTTGGAAACACACAGATGACACTAAGTTTGCAACAATCACGATGTTCCATCTAGGTCTTATATCAAACAATTTCTTTGTTAAGAATTCCTCTGAGTTCAAGAAACTAGAGTTTAAATCAACTCAAG encodes:
- a CDS encoding SfiI-subtelomeric fragment related protein family member, putative (Tap-24g11.q1c.cand.71 - score = 294.95) — its product is MFSLFELVGSDWKDITKDRYDVSKLKFFGDNDNELKSSDYSVTIFFLSYEFTFNSDVKCKKIMLAHDDVWKHDDYTEFADIKSFSLGLTSNNFFVKNQSDKSKKVDFKPTAVKTPTKVTVDLNATQSTNEFDYTDDNGVVTFKPKDNNVINKLVQGTTDIWEAKNDVNGILVRIKVSKGVKFLVVLLDNNKFTVFNLEGNEWKDVTSMRHDVTKLKFFGDNDFELKSSDYSVTIVDLSFAHIFNNEINCKKIKLGDDELWKHTDDPKFESIKSFSLGLASNSFFAKNQSNELKKIERGLEPEAMVTPTIASQVSAPLASSVSRPKGNPVGVDIENKQSTNEFDYTDDNGVVTYTPKSGNVFDKVVDGVKDVWQSKDDVNGTLVRIKVTKNIKYLAVLLDNNMFTLFHLENNEWKDITSQRYDVSKLKFFGENDTEITSSNYTVNIVFLTYEFTFNSGVKCKKIMLAHDDVWKHTDDSNYSDIKSFSLGLSSNAFFVKNQSDQSKKVDFTPTQAKATPVTKEESMVTPTIVSQVSTPLTSSVSTPKGTPVSLDIEKTQSTTEFEYTDKDGVVTYKVKSGHVFNKVTKGTTVIWDSKDVFGSLVRTMTINGVKYVAILLDNNMFKLFKQEGNEWTDITSNSHDITKLKFFGDNDTELKSSDYKVDLVDLSYTYTFNDGINCRKVKLGDNEVWKHTDDTKFSEIKSFRLGLVSNTFYVLNDKNESKKIDFKPTQATAELVSPTSVQQTSLAILAEPAPPKAAVTVIAPTGRPRPKKTPEVAAGPRTAITLDIGDKASNSAIDFKEDYLKNVMVFSAMDKYVFNKIVKTSRSSCCGSNCCGSNCCGSNCCESETVIWEAKNESEHFHTVYVDGLGTCSSTKNLSLHLCNGTFKHLKESESGPWTPYPGVADLDVKISNSNIQVDYFKKDNYRIYVAKPGYTIRKVMKKDASIWTAQNEHALKVVLMGSKKETKHLSILLKSGGLTLLFKGGKDQPWQNITSSKNKITDLKMYAMADDKSVELHKGHYSITLFNEFYGYLFYEGVGCVKVTHNGKNIWDLSEEGDFGCLKGVFLDLKSNKFNVMNDDDRCWVCEQVRKVNPVILDISSKASTDDFDFTVDHNRNINIYTSKGNAMFYQVIKTSGSNCCGSTCCGSETVIWETNDSKKYATKVFADGVGMCSSTKNVSIYLLNGDILHFGKGGRNEPWKPSDNKITLDVDKTSSTIGYDFVHHGETRTFTAKPGYQFKTVMLSSSWTWLVCGSSCCKSGCLSDHIFWEAQTDEECSTKVTVYGVKTTVTNINIFLKNNQVKHYHKVDGEWVTETSIVLNIDVNTDNDLFEYRSTRNFGHFNPKANLTIEKIVKTYKSNCCVSTCCGRTSCGSIDEVVIWSAKPEDHGLKAVLMGSSWGEKHLSILLQSGNFVLLRKVFRNYPWKDITKEKSDFSDIKMYSLDEGTSNYRELTETDYDPIIFESRYGYEFNDGIKCVKITYNDKLLWSHTDDPEYGYLKGLYLDLPKNQFIVTNLKDQTKEVYITFALDIKKTEGTREFYYFKDDDCQKYSAKSGHVFNKIVDGTKVIWQSSDNVFANLARSKSREDGKYLAILLTNRMFKLFKEEDNKWKDITSQRSDITKLTFLGDKDAELTSSDYTVTIADYSYQFKFNDGVKCKKVMYGDDDVWKPSDDPEYSEIKSFSLGLCSNSFIVKNQSDELKKITKSNVALDINNTESTNDFEHSESHDFHKYTAKSFRVFSKVVQGTKDIWVSNDDVYGTSVGVRTKDEQNYVVVLLDNSSFKLFQESGGNWTDITSGRFDVTMLKFLGENDDDLTSSNYTVELLGHRSSFTISYLFNRGPKCKTVMYGNDIVYDKNSFSCYKTINRFDFNPVSNTLYAVKNSCDWRTIDFKPPTTKGAPVTKPAETKPAGTTAVEAKTVTLTSAASTPTKVTVDISKNESTNEFEYTDESGVVTFKPKDNHVFDKISDGTKLIWESKESVFGTLVRIKVTKGVKYLAILLDNHMFTLFHEESGEWKDITSKRYDVSKLKFFGESDTELKSSDYSVNIVFLSYEFTFNTGVKCKKIKLAHDDVWKDTDDSNYSDIKSFSLGLSSNTFFVKNQSDKSKKLEFKPTEVTKVTLDIQNTQSSNEFDYTDDNGVVTYKVKSYHVFSKITQGTTDIWEAKDDVNGTLVRTKVSKGVKYLVVLLTNNMFTVFQEDAGEWKDVTSKRHDVTKLKFFDESDRELSKNDYEVSIVDLSFAYIFNSGVSCKKIMLGDDELWKHTDDTNFAEIKSFSLGLASNSFFVKNQSDQLKKIERALEAKPVEAKVTPTIAPVTATVSTPLTSAVTTPTKVTADISKTQTTNEFEYTDESGVVTYKPKDGNVFDKIVEGSTVIWESKTDVFGTLVRIKVTKGVKYLAILLDNHMFTLFHEESGEWKDITSKRYDVSKLKFFGESDTELKSSDYSVNIVFLSYEFTFNTGVKCKKIKLAHDDVWKDTDDSNYSDIKSFSLGLSSNTFFVKNQSDKSKKLEFKPTETKATQVTKEQTETEPVEAMVTAKSAPVTSAVSNPKATPSTDTGTKTPAVTPVAVDVSKTQTTNELDYSKDGDCEKYTPKDNHAFNKVVDGNTAVWESKDDIRCALVRTKSKDYGKYLAMLLTDNSFKLFKQEAGKNKPWTEITNKRHDVSKLKFLGDNDTELKSSDYTVTIVDYSYEFTLKAGIKCMKIKLGDEDVWKHDDDPKFSEITKFQLGLISNSFFVVNNKSESKKLDFNQTDAKATPITTPSKVSVDVDKTQSTNEFQYSMDASGFVTYTPKTGNVFNKVLNKNTVIWESKDDICGTLVMSKTEKENVHLAILLQNYSFVLVHSSDKGKNWTNITTQRHDVKKLKFLDDNDTEIKASDYKVKLVDLSYQYTFNTGVKCKKIKLGDEELWKHTDDTKFATITMFHLGLISNNFFVKNSSEFKKLEFKSTQAKSTPPATPAVKPAGTTGTQPKAVPTTKPTPAAKPAEQAKPAQTQAKPEAKPAESAKAAPTTPAAKSTQAQPEAKTSQAEPAKPAQTQAQAAGTTAAQAKATPAAKPEVKQSEAKPEAKPTGTQAKPPAKPAGQPKKPSAK